Proteins co-encoded in one Bacillus sp. FSL H8-0547 genomic window:
- a CDS encoding ABC transporter ATP-binding protein, whose product MLELKDLGKRYGDFTALNAVHLTFDQGIFGLLSPNGAGKTTLIKMLVTLIQPTSGTILYKGESIESLGESYRELIGYLPQQFGYYKHKTPKQYLTYLAALKGMDRKSAGQRIDEVLEMVALSEVKNKKMKKFSGGMIQRVGIAQALLNDPKILILDEPTAGLDPKERARFRHLLSELARNRIIIISTHIVSDIESIANEIIMIKNKELLHKASVSEICETLAGKVFETSMSFDDFSSFRNTYLTLQEKQEHGAMLVRFVADEQADPAWKPVHPQLEDVFLVEYANESTGG is encoded by the coding sequence ATGTTAGAGCTAAAGGATTTAGGAAAACGATATGGTGATTTTACAGCGCTTAATGCCGTTCATTTAACGTTCGATCAGGGGATTTTCGGATTGCTTTCGCCAAATGGTGCCGGTAAGACGACGTTGATTAAAATGCTGGTTACCCTTATTCAGCCCACAAGCGGAACCATCCTGTATAAGGGTGAGTCAATTGAATCGCTTGGAGAGTCTTACCGCGAGCTAATAGGCTACTTGCCGCAGCAATTCGGTTATTACAAACACAAGACACCAAAACAATACCTGACGTATTTAGCAGCGCTAAAAGGAATGGATAGAAAATCTGCAGGACAGCGCATCGACGAAGTACTTGAGATGGTGGCACTTTCAGAAGTGAAAAATAAAAAAATGAAGAAATTTTCAGGCGGAATGATACAGCGTGTCGGTATTGCGCAAGCATTGCTGAACGATCCGAAGATTCTTATCCTCGATGAGCCGACAGCAGGGTTAGATCCGAAAGAACGTGCGCGTTTTCGTCATTTATTATCTGAATTGGCCCGAAACCGCATCATCATTATTTCCACACACATTGTATCGGATATTGAATCCATCGCAAATGAAATTATCATGATTAAAAATAAAGAGCTGCTGCATAAGGCTTCTGTTTCGGAGATTTGTGAAACTCTGGCTGGAAAAGTGTTTGAGACGTCCATGTCGTTTGATGATTTTTCATCATTCCGAAACACATATTTAACCCTGCAGGAAAAGCAGGAGCATGGGGCCATGCTGGTCAGATTTGTTGCAGATGAGCAGGCTGACCCGGCGTGGAAACCGGTTCATCCGCAATTGGAAGATGTCTTTTTGGTTGAATATGCAAATGAAAGCACGGGCGGGTAA
- a CDS encoding GrpB family protein yields the protein MLGLPKGEVFLVPWTNEWITEFETEKQRIQDLIGPYVHRVHHIGSTAIEGLCAKPIIDIAIEIHDFSDGEKCAPALEKIGYSYGGTNVLPERHYFNKGEPRTHQIHMYETGNRFLAEQLRFRDYLRRNETQRKEYEQLKLALASSNLNDKHKYADEKTEFVKAILEKI from the coding sequence ATGCTCGGATTACCCAAAGGTGAAGTTTTTTTAGTGCCATGGACGAACGAATGGATAACCGAATTTGAGACAGAGAAGCAGCGCATTCAAGATTTGATTGGTCCTTACGTCCATCGCGTTCATCATATTGGAAGTACAGCCATCGAAGGTCTTTGTGCAAAGCCTATCATTGACATAGCTATAGAAATACATGATTTCTCAGACGGAGAAAAGTGTGCACCCGCACTAGAGAAAATTGGCTACTCTTACGGGGGCACTAACGTTTTACCGGAAAGGCATTACTTCAATAAAGGAGAACCGAGAACACACCAGATCCATATGTACGAAACAGGTAATAGATTCTTGGCTGAACAGCTGAGATTCAGAGATTACTTGAGAAGGAACGAGACGCAGAGAAAGGAATATGAACAGCTGAAGCTTGCCTTAGCAAGCTCAAATTTGAATGATAAACATAAATATGCAGATGAAAAAACGGAATTTGTTAAGGCGATTTTAGAAAAAATCTAA
- the dnaN gene encoding DNA polymerase III subunit beta, producing MEFTIENECLYKAILDVSKAVSVSTSFPILSGIKIIATDHSLVLVGSDSDLFIEKMIPRVIDGKQVLQIFEQGSDVISAKYFSNLVKKLPGKIHIKVNKQTATIRSGDIVTRLNGLNGEEYPKTPLVDEEKCAVIPSSKLIEVIKQTAFAVSSSENRPVLTAVNMTFNENLFSCAATDSHRLALTELTIRSAIDGSCNVPRKSLTELAKLIQHDTGDTQIYYY from the coding sequence ATGGAGTTTACGATTGAGAATGAATGTCTTTACAAAGCAATTTTAGATGTAAGTAAAGCTGTTTCTGTAAGTACATCTTTTCCGATTCTGTCAGGAATTAAGATAATCGCCACTGATCATAGCTTGGTACTTGTAGGGAGTGATTCTGATCTATTTATAGAGAAAATGATTCCAAGGGTGATTGATGGGAAGCAAGTGCTGCAAATTTTTGAACAGGGCAGTGATGTTATCTCAGCAAAGTATTTTAGTAATCTTGTAAAAAAACTTCCAGGTAAGATACATATAAAAGTTAACAAACAGACTGCTACTATTCGGTCCGGTGATATTGTAACTCGCCTAAACGGATTAAATGGTGAGGAATATCCTAAAACTCCTTTAGTCGACGAAGAAAAGTGTGCGGTTATCCCAAGCAGCAAATTGATTGAAGTCATTAAACAAACAGCTTTTGCTGTCTCCTCGAGTGAGAATAGACCTGTTCTCACAGCTGTCAATATGACATTTAACGAAAATCTCTTCTCGTGTGCAGCGACGGATTCCCATCGTTTAGCATTAACAGAGCTAACCATCAGATCAGCTATTGACGGGTCGTGCAATGTGCCAAGGAAGAGCCTCACGGAGCTAGCCAAACTGATTCAGCATGATACGGGGGATACACAGATTTATTATTACTGA
- a CDS encoding lipid II flippase Amj family protein — MDLITGKVLLISIFLFIITIIETLAYSTRISGARVRLIATAISLFSTMVIVSRFSTMIQQPLTAKLIAEAPDSNKLLFIEGQYRILIGVTSLGVLAGILLFPTFISIFSKAIIHLSKERGSIVSLLKKHVNLTGFIKVFHCVRLPRISYLNGITLSTIPKRLFCINVIISAVFTIGVLSSIYASMLVPDDYAQAALMSSGIINGIATILLTLFIDPKASVLADRVVNKESKYVFLKSYSLTMISSKFVGTVVAQLIFIPAAYYVAWFAEWI; from the coding sequence ATGGACCTGATCACAGGGAAAGTATTGTTGATTTCTATTTTTCTTTTCATCATCACCATTATTGAAACGTTAGCTTACTCGACCAGAATTTCTGGAGCCAGAGTAAGGTTAATTGCGACAGCTATTTCGCTGTTCAGCACGATGGTGATCGTATCAAGATTTTCTACGATGATTCAGCAGCCTTTAACAGCAAAACTCATTGCAGAGGCACCAGACTCAAATAAGCTGCTGTTTATTGAAGGACAGTACCGCATCCTGATTGGTGTAACGTCCTTGGGTGTATTGGCGGGAATTCTGCTTTTCCCCACATTTATCTCTATTTTTTCGAAAGCAATCATTCATCTTTCAAAAGAAAGAGGTTCCATCGTGTCTTTATTAAAGAAGCACGTTAATCTAACTGGTTTTATAAAGGTTTTTCATTGCGTCAGACTCCCCAGAATTTCTTACTTAAACGGCATAACGCTAAGCACCATACCGAAGCGCCTTTTCTGCATTAACGTTATCATTTCTGCTGTTTTTACAATTGGGGTTCTATCCTCTATTTATGCTTCCATGTTGGTTCCGGATGATTATGCCCAGGCTGCATTGATGTCATCAGGCATCATTAACGGGATTGCCACCATATTATTGACACTGTTCATAGATCCGAAAGCATCCGTTCTGGCTGACCGGGTGGTAAACAAAGAGAGTAAATACGTTTTTTTGAAAAGTTATTCTTTGACGATGATCAGTTCGAAATTTGTGGGAACAGTGGTTGCTCAGCTTATTTTCATCCCGGCAGCCTACTATGTTGCCTGGTTTGCTGAGTGGATTTAA
- a CDS encoding GNAT family N-acetyltransferase has product MINETLLQLVQFVKQDIPDLIDLSQSVGWDYDENEIGTVISSGTIFGHKTSKGKIVSSAAIIPYEYGAASIGMVIVDEMYRGMGLGKKATQKCIDSVPETCSVMLISTPEGRNLYEKMGFTPVSSVHKFFCENYLAPAELTFGDVILEDFKEIDLNQVVKIDERAFGAGRNVFLRNRLRQAAKCLIVKNSNGDVIGYGAAVLGPENVILGPIVAPNSQIAALLTDQLASLYRGKLRMDVPEGNKEFMQLLMQRGFRRVSNPPIMIIRSTSMPARNQTLFGIAAQVFG; this is encoded by the coding sequence ATGATTAATGAGACACTCTTACAGTTAGTTCAATTTGTAAAACAAGATATACCTGATCTGATTGATTTATCCCAATCAGTTGGCTGGGACTATGATGAAAATGAGATTGGCACTGTTATCTCATCTGGTACCATCTTCGGACATAAGACCAGCAAAGGCAAAATTGTGTCAAGTGCTGCCATTATTCCATATGAATATGGTGCAGCTTCTATAGGAATGGTCATCGTAGATGAAATGTACAGAGGGATGGGATTGGGGAAAAAGGCTACTCAAAAGTGTATTGATTCTGTTCCTGAAACCTGTTCAGTCATGTTGATTTCTACACCAGAGGGAAGAAATCTCTACGAAAAGATGGGGTTTACACCTGTCAGCAGTGTACATAAATTTTTTTGTGAAAACTATCTTGCACCGGCAGAGTTAACCTTCGGTGATGTTATCCTGGAAGATTTTAAAGAAATAGATTTGAATCAAGTCGTTAAGATTGATGAGCGTGCATTCGGAGCCGGAAGAAACGTATTCCTCCGTAATCGACTCAGACAAGCAGCGAAATGTTTAATTGTGAAAAATTCAAATGGAGATGTGATTGGTTACGGAGCTGCTGTTTTAGGTCCTGAAAATGTGATCTTGGGACCCATTGTAGCACCCAATAGTCAAATAGCTGCCCTGCTGACAGACCAATTGGCTTCACTGTATCGTGGAAAACTGAGAATGGATGTACCGGAAGGGAATAAGGAATTTATGCAGTTACTAATGCAGAGAGGATTTAGAAGGGTAAGCAATCCGCCAATAATGATCATTCGATCAACGTCAATGCCTGCAAGAAATCAGACATTGTTTGGAATTGCAGCTCAGGTGTTTGGGTAG
- a CDS encoding DUF402 domain-containing protein yields MGPIITISALKYPNTIHYEWQGELLKTTSEYVLVLCKAGRTLTHHTKGTTFKIPNESLEFFSLKDGFTVAMEVENREVISYYCNISMPSVFNDNRLSFIDLDLDLVKRLNDDWEVLDEDEFEINSSAYNYPPDLKDYAIQSLEELKGKIKREEFPFDGALMKLLVERI; encoded by the coding sequence ATGGGACCAATCATCACTATTTCAGCATTAAAGTACCCAAACACCATTCACTATGAATGGCAGGGAGAATTACTGAAGACAACATCTGAATATGTCTTAGTGCTTTGCAAGGCGGGTAGAACATTAACGCATCATACAAAAGGGACAACCTTTAAAATTCCTAATGAGTCGTTAGAATTTTTTTCTTTAAAGGATGGATTTACAGTTGCGATGGAGGTAGAGAATAGGGAAGTCATCTCTTATTACTGCAATATTTCAATGCCATCTGTATTTAATGATAACCGTCTTTCCTTTATCGATTTGGACTTGGATTTGGTGAAGCGGTTAAATGACGACTGGGAAGTTCTTGATGAAGATGAATTTGAGATTAATAGCTCTGCATACAACTATCCTCCAGATCTTAAAGACTACGCCATTCAATCACTGGAAGAATTGAAAGGGAAAATCAAGAGAGAAGAATTTCCTTTTGATGGGGCTTTGATGAAACTTTTAGTTGAAAGAATCTAA
- a CDS encoding pentapeptide repeat-containing protein, producing the protein MVNGLKSDCQNCFGLCCVALPYGKSADFPFDKDGGDPCRNLCSTNLCAIHSQLREKGFRGCVSYECFGAGQHVSHTIYNGRDWRDNKEHAEEMFAVFPIVQQLHEMLFYLKQALNLNETQSIQTSLQNSYEENVELTLRKPEAILKIDVSAHRSKVNALLIETSKLYRSRINDNSQKKKSRKAADFIGANLKGLNLQSEDFRGKLMIAANLSNSDLRRSDFIGADLRDADLRGADLREALFLTQSQINSAIGDVHTKIPVYLDRPGHW; encoded by the coding sequence ATGGTCAATGGTTTAAAATCTGACTGTCAAAATTGCTTTGGATTATGCTGTGTTGCGTTGCCTTATGGAAAATCAGCCGATTTCCCTTTTGATAAAGACGGTGGAGATCCATGCCGGAATCTATGTTCCACTAATTTGTGCGCCATTCACAGTCAATTGAGGGAGAAGGGCTTTCGCGGGTGTGTATCCTATGAGTGTTTCGGCGCCGGCCAGCATGTTTCGCATACGATCTATAACGGCCGGGACTGGCGGGATAATAAAGAGCATGCGGAAGAGATGTTCGCTGTTTTTCCAATCGTGCAGCAGCTGCACGAAATGCTGTTCTACCTTAAGCAGGCCCTGAATCTAAATGAAACTCAGTCCATCCAAACAAGTCTTCAAAACAGTTATGAGGAAAATGTTGAGCTGACCTTAAGAAAGCCGGAAGCTATTTTAAAAATTGATGTGTCAGCACATAGAAGCAAGGTGAATGCTCTGTTAATAGAAACAAGCAAATTGTACAGAAGCAGAATAAATGATAACAGTCAAAAGAAAAAGAGCAGAAAGGCTGCGGATTTCATAGGTGCAAATTTAAAAGGGCTGAACTTGCAGAGTGAAGATTTTCGCGGGAAATTGATGATAGCAGCAAACTTAAGCAACAGTGATTTAAGAAGGTCTGATTTCATTGGTGCTGATCTTCGGGATGCGGATTTAAGGGGTGCTGACCTGAGGGAAGCTCTTTTTCTCACACAGTCACAAATTAATTCCGCTATTGGAGATGTTCATACTAAGATTCCGGTGTATTTGGATAGGCCGGGGCATTGGTAA
- a CDS encoding class I SAM-dependent methyltransferase, translating into MLQELGVKPFSTILDIGAGTGNYSYELADSGYDVIALQPSKIMRTQARKHKNPNWKEGFAEQIPLEDNSVDGIVCTLASHHFQDLSLCFREMKRVLKDDGKIVIFTLDPRLCNEDCWLFDYFKSILETACLIHPPINELFQLLEEQVERRAEVVPYP; encoded by the coding sequence TTGTTGCAAGAACTAGGCGTAAAACCATTCTCAACCATATTAGATATAGGTGCAGGTACCGGAAATTACAGCTATGAATTAGCTGATAGCGGGTATGATGTCATAGCACTTCAACCATCTAAAATAATGAGGACTCAGGCTAGGAAACATAAGAATCCAAATTGGAAAGAAGGTTTTGCTGAGCAAATACCATTAGAAGACAACTCAGTGGATGGTATTGTATGTACTCTTGCATCTCATCATTTTCAAGATTTATCACTTTGTTTTCGAGAAATGAAAAGGGTGTTAAAGGATGACGGGAAAATTGTCATCTTCACATTAGATCCAAGATTATGTAATGAAGATTGTTGGTTATTTGATTACTTTAAGTCTATTTTAGAAACTGCCTGTCTAATTCATCCTCCAATAAATGAATTATTTCAATTACTTGAGGAACAGGTGGAACGACGAGCCGAGGTTGTAC
- a CDS encoding DNA polymerase III subunit beta translates to MFSRLVEGHFPNIPSLLPEYSRTVITLDTAQLLLGVDRACLFSSEGKKNMIHFEMKDGKRINISSDSSEIGIIEETQSVKEMTGEANLQIALDGRFLMEVLKVIDEKEIRLSFDGAMRPVKIEPVHSSYLHLLSPVRSW, encoded by the coding sequence ATGTTTTCAAGATTAGTTGAAGGTCATTTTCCAAACATACCCAGTTTATTGCCTGAATACTCGAGAACGGTCATTACATTGGATACAGCACAGTTATTATTGGGTGTGGATCGAGCTTGTCTTTTTTCAAGTGAGGGAAAAAAGAACATGATTCATTTCGAAATGAAGGACGGTAAGAGAATAAACATTTCCTCTGACTCGTCAGAAATAGGAATAATAGAAGAAACTCAATCGGTTAAGGAAATGACCGGTGAGGCAAACCTGCAGATTGCACTGGATGGACGTTTTTTGATGGAAGTTTTAAAGGTAATAGATGAAAAAGAGATCAGACTGAGTTTTGACGGAGCAATGAGACCGGTCAAGATTGAACCTGTTCATTCTTCTTATCTTCATCTTCTTTCACCAGTGCGTTCTTGGTGA
- a CDS encoding sigma-70 family RNA polymerase sigma factor, protein MDFEGRWIRKIQQSAHEESANKLIKKYYREMFAFVYRQFLDEQMAQDLTQEIFIRALQSISHFDGNKASFRTWLYRIASNHCIDYFRSRSYQAGQQTVYVEEIEMEGSDSVVEQLSTKEDIQLVNELLQRFDVKDQQIVRFKLFLELTFHEIAGLLVLSESSVKTKYYAILKKLRKEIENHGNG, encoded by the coding sequence GTGGATTTTGAGGGCAGATGGATTAGAAAAATTCAGCAGAGTGCCCATGAGGAAAGTGCCAATAAATTGATCAAGAAATACTATAGAGAAATGTTTGCGTTTGTTTATAGACAATTTTTGGACGAACAAATGGCACAGGATTTGACACAGGAAATTTTTATCCGCGCGCTGCAGTCCATTTCGCATTTTGATGGAAACAAAGCTTCATTCCGCACATGGCTTTATCGAATTGCGTCTAATCATTGCATTGATTATTTCCGCTCGAGATCGTATCAGGCTGGCCAGCAAACGGTATATGTAGAGGAAATTGAAATGGAAGGGTCAGACAGTGTTGTAGAGCAGCTCTCTACAAAAGAGGACATACAGCTTGTGAATGAACTGCTCCAGAGATTTGATGTGAAAGATCAGCAAATTGTCCGCTTTAAATTGTTTTTAGAACTGACATTTCATGAGATTGCAGGGCTGTTGGTTCTGTCTGAATCATCGGTGAAAACAAAGTATTATGCCATTTTAAAGAAGCTGAGAAAGGAGATTGAGAATCATGGCAACGGATAA